The Bdellovibrionales bacterium genome contains a region encoding:
- a CDS encoding diguanylate cyclase, whose product MIRPKLYCLDDDRYIGEAIQRDLRDLFDVEIFVDFPTLQKNISSQVAIVVTDYHLGTHTGYDVLRWLKENAPSCMRILMTGKIELNDVEAALHSHLLHKFILKPWERDLLRLHMLEALEMHTLLGERDKFRELAITDPVTNLTNHRFFQEKFRIELQKAKTTKSPLSLLMIDVDHFKILNDQFGHPKGDQILNNIGRVLSKNLRALDSLSRYGGEEFAIVMPNTPSSTAFEVAEKLRKAVLEMSSMEFRLSVSLGLAVFPHHGLDADEILSVADQALYCAKRQGRNMTIVGTDNP is encoded by the coding sequence ATGATCCGACCTAAACTCTACTGCCTTGATGACGACCGTTACATCGGTGAAGCGATTCAACGGGATCTCCGTGATCTTTTTGATGTGGAGATCTTTGTTGATTTTCCAACTCTGCAAAAAAACATCTCAAGCCAAGTGGCTATAGTCGTGACCGACTACCATCTAGGCACTCACACTGGATATGATGTATTACGCTGGCTTAAGGAAAATGCACCGAGCTGTATGCGGATCCTGATGACAGGTAAAATCGAACTCAACGACGTCGAGGCCGCCCTTCATAGCCATCTTCTCCATAAGTTTATTCTTAAGCCCTGGGAGCGAGATCTTTTGCGTTTGCATATGCTCGAAGCTTTAGAAATGCACACGCTCCTCGGAGAGCGTGATAAGTTTCGAGAGCTGGCCATTACCGATCCCGTGACGAATTTAACCAATCATCGATTCTTTCAAGAAAAGTTTCGCATCGAACTTCAAAAAGCCAAGACGACGAAATCACCACTTTCGCTACTCATGATTGATGTCGATCATTTTAAAATTCTCAACGATCAGTTTGGTCATCCCAAAGGGGATCAGATCCTCAACAATATCGGTCGAGTGCTCTCCAAAAACTTACGAGCTCTCGATTCTCTTTCACGCTACGGCGGCGAAGAGTTTGCGATCGTAATGCCCAATACACCGAGTTCGACGGCTTTTGAGGTCGCCGAGAAGCTCCGCAAAGCCGTTCTGGAGATGAGTTCTATGGAGTTTCGCTTAAGCGTAAGTCTAGGACTAGCGGTTTTTCCCCATCATGGTCTAGATGCTGACGAGATCCTATCGGTAGCAGACCAGGC